Sequence from the Vigna radiata var. radiata cultivar VC1973A unplaced genomic scaffold, Vradiata_ver6 scaffold_48, whole genome shotgun sequence genome:
AATCTAAGGTGCAGGATTTACTACAGATCCAACAGGAACTAAATATTCATTTGAATTGCAAGTCTGCCATTAAAATAACTGTGATAAAAACTTATTGTACGTTGAAGATAAGAAATTAGCAAAGTAGGAAAGGCTTTTTTACCTGGTGCCATGTAGCCAACTGTGCCTTGCACAGCTGCTGACGACGAAAGGGTACTACCTTCTTGTAGGTGAAGACCAAGTATTCGAGCTGTGCCAAAGTCACTGACATGAGCTTCCCAGTCTCTATCTAAAAGAATGTTGGAAGGCTTTAAATCACAGTGCACAATGGGAATATGATAACCCGAGTGCAAATAATCCAATGCTTCAGCAATAGATATGAAGACTCGGACTCTTTCAGATAATGTCCACCTAGAGATCACAGACTGATCTACCTCGTTTCCATGTATGATGCTATCcaaatttccatttttcatgtacTCCAGAACCAAAGCCTTCATTTTCCCACTCTCCCAGGCATATCCAAGTACTTTGATCAAATTCCTATGTCTCAACTGGCTCAAGGTGTTGGCTTCTCTCTTGAAGATCTTGTCAGTATTGGAAGAGCATTGTTGCAAATTCAACCTTTTTATGGCAACAACCTGGCCATCTTCCATTTGACCCTTGTAAACTGTGCTCAAACTGCTAGCACCGATGATGCTGTCCGCACTGAAAAATCTAGTGGCATTCTCCAATTCCTTTGTACTGAACCTTTTAAGTGCCAATGCTGAATTGTAGTCTGGTTCATGATTTACACTGCTGTCTCTTTCTTTAGAATTGCAGAGTTTGGTGCCACGAGTGAGAATTAGAATAATTACCACTAGAAGTATAGCTAGAGATCCAAGTGAAGCAATAATAATTATGCCCTTCTTGGAAAGTGAGTGTTTTGTCTTCCTGCATGGCAGTAGGAACTGAGCTCCACAAAGATCCTGGTTTCCCATCACACTAGATGCATTGATTTGTGCAAATACTCCGGTCTTAGGAACAGGACCTTCAAGTTGATTGAAGGAAAGGTTGAGATGCACCAAGTTGGAAAGGTTGGCAAAGCCCTCAGGAATAACTCCCTTCAAGTCATTCTGAGAAAGATCTAGGGAACTAAGATGATCAAGTTCTGCCAGTATATCAGGGATTTCACCATCTAAGTGGTTCCTTGAGAGGTTTAAGCTTTCAAGCAAGTCCATGTGATTAAACGCTTCCGCGGGAATAGGACCTGAAATACTGTTTCCTGAAAAATCAAGATTAAACAGATTTCTGCACCCAGCAAGTGTTTTGGGAATGAAACCCGAAAGATTATTGTTTGAAATGTCAATAGCCTGTATCATTTCCAGCATGCCCAACTCAGTTGAAACATTTCCGACCAAGTGGTTGTAAGAAAGGTTGAGATACATCTGCATGCTTTTTAAGTTTGCAATGACATCACCAGGAATTGATCCTGTAAGCTGGTTGTGAGAGAGATCCAAAACTAAAAGTTGGTTTAGCTTCCCCATGCTTCTTGGAATGGACCCATTAAGTTTGTTGCCATGAAGGTCTAGGAAGGAAAGCATCTCAAGCTTTGAGAGACTATCAGGTATTTGCCCAACCAACCTATTTTGATGCAGGAAAAGTTCGGTTAGTCCTTTTAATTCGGAGAGCTTATCAGGTATTGTACCTTCTAATAAATTGGCATGAAGAGTGAGCCCCTGAAGGCGAGAAAGTTTGGAAAATTCTGGAGGAATTTGACCTGTAAACTTATTTTCAGAGAGGGATAGAGTAATGAGTTGATTCAAGTTTCCAATCTCTGGTGGAATTGGTCCTGTGAAAGAATTTACATTCAACTGTAGGCGTTGAAGTTTAGACAGGTTTTGGATACCTGGTTTTATCAATCCACTGAAGTTATTCATTGCCAAACTTAGAGTGCTAAGATTTGAGCAGTTATAGAGGTCATCCGGGATTTCCCCAGTCATTTTGTTGGATGCAAGAGAGAGGAAAGTAAGATTTGGTGACCTGGAAAAACCCTCAGGAATTTTACCACTTAAAGCATTAAAAGACAAACTTACATTTACCAGTCCGGTACAATTGGTAATGCTAGGCGGGATGGGTCCAGTAAAGTGGTTTGCGTTCAAAACAAGAAACTGCAAATTACGAAGCACACCCAAGTTTGAAGGAAGTTCACCTGAGAGTAGATTCTGGCTCATTGACAGATATGTCAAGTTTGtcaattttgttattgatgAAGGGATCTCCCCAGTTAACTTATTTAAATGCAGGGTTAGAACCTGCAAGGAGTTCATATATCCAATCTCAGAAGATATTGTTCCCTCTAAGTTATTCTGTGAGAGGCCTAGATGTGTTAATGATTTCAACTGGAATATGGCTGAAGGGATGGTGGAATTCAAGTTATTCTTGTGTAACTTCAATTTCTCCAACTTAACTAAATTTCCTAGCTCAGGAGGAATACTTCCAATAAGCTGATTATCGGATAACTCAAGGCTTGAAAGATTGCTACACTTACCAAGCTCAAAAGGAATTTTCCCAGTCAAGGAATTTTGGAACAATTCAAGGTATTCTAATTTTGTCAGGTTTCCAATCTCTCGAGGTATTACACCTGACAACTTGTTTTGGCTAAAATCAAGAGCTCGCAAAGCTCCTAACTGACCTACGGAAAGAGGTATAGATCCTACCAAATTATTTCCAAAACCTGCAATCTGTACAAGGTTAACTAGATTCCCAATGTTTGATGGGATTCTGCCTGTAAGATTGTTGAAATTAAAAGCAATACCCAACAAAGAAGTGCAGTTGAATATGCTCTCAGGGAGGCTTCCATTCAAGAAGTTGTTACCTAAATCCAAATACTGCAGGCTTTTAAGGCTACCTAATTGTGGAGGGATGGGACCTGAGAGAGAATTGTCAACAAGATTAAGTTGTGTAAGTTGAGTATTAAGACCGAGTTCAGCAGGAATGTAGCCAGTGAATGAGTTTGAAGTTATATCAAAAACCTGAAGGCCTGAAATGTTCCCAACGAAAGGTGAAATCTTCCCTTGGAGTTGAAGACTAACTAGAGAAATCGAAATGACATGATTTGAAGATGGGTCACATGCAATGCCAGACCAATTGCAGTGGTTGCGACTGTCTACCCAGTCTGCTAGAGCCCCACTTGGGTCACCAGTGATGGAGTTCTTGAAAGCTTTCAAGGCTTCAATTTCAACCTCCAAGCTTGTTTCAGCATGGGAAACTATGGATACAATGGAAAGGACAACGAATGTAGTCAACCTAATCTTTAGGGAGAGCATCATTGTGGAATATTGTAGATAGAGTTCAATTGCAGTTTACTGATACTAAAATGGAAGTGAACGAAGCCTTTATATACAACTGATAATGTTCATCGATCCACCAATAATTTCAAAAGGCATGGCCCCCCATTTGTGACAGAGTGTGTTCAATGACATCTAGGCTAGTCAAATCTTTAGAAGGGATTAATGTTACTTAGAACAAAAACCGTGATTGTTTCGACGAGGACTGAAGATCTTAACTTTGACTTACGATATCATGTCAGTATAACGAATCAGGTCGCATCTTCTACTGATTGAGACACCCCATAGAATCCGCAAAGTCAAATATGGATATTTACACTCAAAGGTTGAGAGAGAGTACACATGGAAGGTACTATTTTAAGATGGTTATCCATAGTGCTTCAAACCAGCAATAactaagttattttttaatacctAGCATTAGAAGAAACCAATTTAATACtaagtaaaagaatataatcAAAGTTTGAAACTTTGATTAATTGCAAATTGCATTTGGATGAAGGCATTGAACGTTGATTTTCCTAGACTTGTTGAGTCGTCTGCTTTTGTCTTTTTATAGCCTTTAATTAGCAGAAAGCAGTTTGGCATTGGCAGAAAGAATATGAAAACGTATTAATTAAGAAGTTGAGCGTGACTAGTGGAGCAAATATGGTGTGTTTTAGATATAAAAGAGTCGACATTAACCATAAGAAGCAAAAGTGAATTTGCATGGATATCAACAAACGCGGTTTGCAGATGAAGACACCAAACAACTTGGTTATAGATAATGTGTGAATGCCATGCAAGTTGcacaaaataaaagcaaaagatTATTGAAACAAGGTAAAGCTGGCACATTGGTTCAGACGTGTGGATTTGGTTCAACTTCAAGGGGTGACAAAGACCACTGAACATCCTTTGCAAGTACAACAATTACACTCGAAGTTGTTAATCAATTAGAATTGTAACTACCTAGTCTGAAATATtcgaaatataataaaataataaatataaatgagtGTAAAAATTTGCTAAGTGTCAGAATAATAGTATTATTTATCTTTCTCTATCAAACAATTCAGATATATAGATCTTATACGttattattttctaagaaatctgttttctaatatttatctaaaggtaatgaaaaaaaaaacctataatATAAACGGATACTACCATAGTGAGTTCATTTTCTTTACTCATTTATATACCATTACATTTTGGtgtttctttcaaatttttactTGAATTTCGAAGTTGGTGTAAATCCCTTTTAGACTATTACAGCAACTCAACAACAAACTCTTGGAAATATGAACTCAGCTATTGA
This genomic interval carries:
- the LOC106752886 gene encoding LRR receptor-like serine/threonine-protein kinase FLS2, with protein sequence MMLSLKIRLTTFVVLSIVSIVSHAETSLEVEIEALKAFKNSITGDPSGALADWVDSRNHCNWSGIACDPSSNHVISISLVSLQLQGKISPFVGNISGLQVFDITSNSFTGYIPAELGLNTQLTQLNLVDNSLSGPIPPQLGSLKSLQYLDLGNNFLNGSLPESIFNCTSLLGIAFNFNNLTGRIPSNIGNLVNLVQIAGFGNNLVGSIPLSVGQLGALRALDFSQNKLSGVIPREIGNLTKLEYLELFQNSLTGKIPFELGKCSNLSSLELSDNQLIGSIPPELGNLVKLEKLKLHKNNLNSTIPSAIFQLKSLTHLGLSQNNLEGTISSEIGYMNSLQVLTLHLNKLTGEIPSSITKLTNLTYLSMSQNLLSGELPSNLGVLRNLQFLVLNANHFTGPIPPSITNCTGLVNVSLSFNALSGKIPEGFSRSPNLTFLSLASNKMTGEIPDDLYNCSNLSTLSLAMNNFSGLIKPGIQNLSKLQRLQLNVNSFTGPIPPEIGNLNQLITLSLSENKFTGQIPPEFSKLSRLQGLTLHANLLEGTIPDKLSELKGLTELFLHQNRLVGQIPDSLSKLEMLSFLDLHGNKLNGSIPRSMGKLNQLLVLDLSHNQLTGSIPGDVIANLKSMQMYLNLSYNHLVGNVSTELGMLEMIQAIDISNNNLSGFIPKTLAGCRNLFNLDFSGNSISGPIPAEAFNHMDLLESLNLSRNHLDGEIPDILAELDHLSSLDLSQNDLKGVIPEGFANLSNLVHLNLSFNQLEGPVPKTGVFAQINASSVMGNQDLCGAQFLLPCRKTKHSLSKKGIIIIASLGSLAILLVVIILILTRGTKLCNSKERDSSVNHEPDYNSALALKRFSTKELENATRFFSADSIIGASSLSTVYKGQMEDGQVVAIKRLNLQQCSSNTDKIFKREANTLSQLRHRNLIKVLGYAWESGKMKALVLEYMKNGNLDSIIHGNEVDQSVISRWTLSERVRVFISIAEALDYLHSGYHIPIVHCDLKPSNILLDRDWEAHVSDFGTARILGLHLQEGSTLSSSAAVQGTVGYMAPEFAYTRKVTTKADVFSFGIIVMEFLTKRRPTGLSEENGLPITLRELVAKALADGTEQLMNVVDPLLTWNVTKDYDEVLAELFKLSLCCTIPDPEQRPNMNEVLSALVKLQTTLSC